The following proteins come from a genomic window of Pseudochaenichthys georgianus chromosome 19, fPseGeo1.2, whole genome shotgun sequence:
- the LOC117464730 gene encoding stonustoxin subunit beta-like, translating into MTTFLHFKDREKRLKIPTSAPSQRIMPANGKSGTNPERKKDSASPTEKVPDYEPNIPEPTCRADLLKHWMDFSLDDKTANKMLWITEGGSKVSRMTDNVTCPVLDGPERYEHTPQVLCKERIFGFRAYWEVKYSGWVVAGVAYEGAGRRGSDGQCGFGENDKSWALGWSGCRYQVWFNGNNSEIWNIPECTTIGVYLDQPAGVMSFYAVEEEKEGLESEVRLLHRIESSFKGRMVPGFWVGQKSSCFLVKHGE; encoded by the exons ATGACCACATTCCTGCACTTCAAAGAT AGAGAGAAGCGATTAAAGATCCCAACCAGTGCTCCCAGTCAGAGAATCATGCCAGCAAATGGAAAATCTG GGACAAATcctgaaagaaaaaaagattcaGCCTCTCCAACAG AAAAAGTCCCAGACTACGAGCCTAACATCCCTGAGCCCACATGCAGAGCTGACCTTCTGAAAC ACTGGATGGACTTTTCCCTGGATGACAAGACAGCCAATAAGATGCTGTGGATCACTGAGGGTGGATCCAAGGTGTCACGCATGACTGATAACGTCACCTGTCCCGTCCTGGATGGACCAGAGAGATATGAGCATACCCCCCAG GTTCTTTGCAAAGAGAGAATCTTTGGTTTCCGAGCTTATTGGGAGGTGAAGTACTCAGGATGGGTGGTCGCAGGAGTCGCCTATGAGGGGGCAGGGAGGAGGGGCAGCGACGGACAATGTGGGTTTGGAGAGAATGATAAGTCCTGGGCTCTCGGGTGGAGTGGATGCCGCTACCAGGTGTGGTTCAATGGCAATAATTCAGAAATCTGGAACATCCCTGAGTGCACCACCATTGGGGTTTACCTCGACCAGCCAGCTGGGGTGATGAGTTTTTATGCAGTAGAAGAAGAGAAGGAGGGACTGGAGAGTGAAGTGAGACTGCTGCACCGGATCGAGAGCTCCTTCAAAGGGAGGATGGTGCCCGGCTTCTGGGTGGGACAAAAGTCCTCATGTTTCCTAGTAAAACATGGAGAGTAG